The genomic segment CTGGTGGCCTTGCTGTGTGCCGCATCCCTCACTTGGTTCAATGCCGATGCGGATTGGGACATCTGGTCGGTGTACTTTTTCGGGGCCTACGGCTTGGGCGCCTTGGCCTGGTGGGCAGGTTTGCGCGCACGGCACGGCTGGTATGCCGTGGCGCTGTACGCCACGGCCCTCAGCGTCGGATTGGCGTCACTGGCCATCAATTTTCGCGAGCGTATTGCCCTCGCCATCAGTGTGTCGGCCTTGCTGGCCAGCTTCGGCACCTGGCAACTGCGCCTGCCGCGCTGGCTCGATGCGGCAGTGAGCCTGCTCAGCCGCACGTCGTATGCGCTCTTTTTGGTCCACTACGGCGTGCTCTTACTGGCCAATGCCGCTTGGGCCGAAATAGGCTCCGACGATGGCGATGCTGCCCTCTTGTTCATGGCCGCCAGCTGGTTGGTGGCGCTGGGTACCAGCCATTTGTTTCATACCCAGGTGGAACAACGCATCGCCCTCTGGCGCAGTGCGCCTGGCAGCGGCGTAGCGCCTCAGAGCGCCAAGTAAAATCTATCCCTTCAACATCTAGAAAGACTCGCTATGGGCGCGCAATGGAAAGCAAAGGGCAAGGCCCTGGTGGCCGATGCCAAAGGCCGGCTGTTTACCAAACTGGTGAAAGAAATTACGGTAGCCGCCCGCGGCGGCCCCGACCCGGCTGCCAACGCCAAACTGCGCCTGGTGGTCGAACAGGCCCGCAAGGTCTCGATGCCCAAAGAAACGCTGGAGCGCGCCATCAAAAAAGGTGCCGGCCTGACAGGCGAGGTCATCAACTACGAACACGTTATCTACGAAGGCTTTGCGCCTCACCAGGTAGCGGTGATGGTGGAGTGCCTGACCGACAACGTGAAACGCACCGCCCCTGAAATGCGCGTGTTGTTCCGCAAAGGCCAGCTGGGCACCAGTGGCTCGGTGGCATGGGACTTCAACCACCTGGGCATGATCGAAGCCTCCCCTACCGCGGCCGACTCGGACGCTGAAGTGGCCGCTATTGAAGCCGGCGCACAAGACTTTGAAGCCGGTGACGAAGAAGGCAACACCGTGTTCTACACCGACCCCGCCGACCTGGACTTGGTGGCCCGCGCCCTGCCCAACTTCGGCTTCAACGTGCTGTCGATGAAGCTGGGCTACAAGGCCAAAAATCCTGTCGACCCCACCAGCCTGAGCGCCGAAGCGCTGGAAGAAGTGGAAGCCTTCCTGGCCGCCATCGACGGCAACGACGACGTGCAAAACGTGTACGTGGCGCTGGCGGGTTGAAGCAGCTAACTGCCGCCGCTCTGGCGGCACTCTGGGCGGCGGGGCTGGGTTGGGGCATCTTCCAACACCGCCTGCCGCCCTTGGTTTTGGTGCTCGCTCTTGCGCTAAATGTCGCGACCTTTGTCGCTTACTGGTTGGACAAGCGCGCTGCCCGCGCCCGCCAATGGCGCATTCAAGAAAAGACCATGCACTTGCTGGCCCTTGCCGGCGGCTGGCCCGCCGCGCGACTGGCGCAGCAGGTGTTGCGACACAAGACCGTCAAGCCCGGTTTTCAGGCGATGTATTGGCTGACGGTGTGGGCGCACCTCGCTGCACTGGTCGCCTACGTGTTCTGGGACCGGATCAAATCGCTCCTGAATTCATAGCTACTCGCGCACATTCCACGGGCGCTAGAGGCAGATTTGACCTAAATCCGCCTCTAAAACACTATCAGGAAGCCAACTCCAGCGGCTTGCTCTTCCAGATCTTGTCGGCGTATTCGCCGATGGTGCGGTCGGCAGAGAACAGGCCCATGGCGGCTACGTTGCGCAGGGCTTTGACGGACCACGCTTCTTTGTTCTGGTAGGCCACGTCCACCTGCTCTTGCGCCGTGATGTAGGCAGCGTAGTCAGCCAGCAGCAGGTAGTGGTCACCCCAGTTCACCAGCAGGTCGTAAATGCTCTGGAAGCGGCCGGGCTCGTCGGGACTGAAGACACCATCGCGAACGGCTTCCAGCACCGCAGTCAGCTCAGCGTTGCCCTCGGCAATGGCGCGTGGCTGGTAGCCAGCGGCGCGGGTGGCGGCCACCTGCGGCGTGGTCAGGCCGAAGATGAAGATGTTGTCGGCACCCACGTTCTCCAGGATTTCGACGTTGGCGCCGTCCAGCGTGCCAATGGTGAGCGCACCGTTCAGGGCGAACTTCATGTTGCCGGTGCCGGATGCTTCGGTACCCGCGGTGGAGATTTGCTCCGACAAATCGGCCGCAGGGATGATGCGCTCTGCCAAGCTCACGCTGTAGTTGGGGATGAACACCACCTTGAGCAGGTTACCCACGCGCGGGTCGTTGTTGATGACGCTGGCCACGTTATTGATCAGGTGAATGATCTGCTTGGCCATGTGATACGCCGAAGCGGCCTTGCCCGCAAACACTACGACACGGGGGACGGTCACCGAGCCGGGGTTGTTGATGATGCGCAAGTAGCGGGTCACCACGTGCAGCACATTGAGCAGCTGGCGTTTGTATTCGTGGATTCGCTTAACTTGCACGTCGTAGAGCGCATCCGTGGGAATGGTCAGGCCCATGTTCGCCTGCACCCAGTCAGCCAGGCGCTGCTTGTTGGCGAGCTTGGCGCCCTGGAATGCTTCGATCACTTTGGGCTGCGTCAGCACTGCGTTCAGGCCGCTGAGCTGCGTCAGGTCACGGCGCCAGCCGGTGCCGACCTGCTTGTCCAGC from the Rhodoferax potami genome contains:
- a CDS encoding acyltransferase family protein, yielding MTVARLPALTSFRLIDILKVIAAQCIVLHHFSAYGPLSEAASSALPEVFEWLYDNARIAVQVFLVIAGYLAARSFALTKRPASSVFSAIWQRYQRLALPFVAALLLTVVCAAIARPYLPAEVVPAAPTLPQLLAHASLLHSVLNVESLSAGVWYVAIDFQLYATLALVLWLGGGKRWLSLALVALLCAASLTWFNADADWDIWSVYFFGAYGLGALAWWAGLRARHGWYAVALYATALSVGLASLAINFRERIALAISVSALLASFGTWQLRLPRWLDAAVSLLSRTSYALFLVHYGVLLLANAAWAEIGSDDGDAALLFMAASWLVALGTSHLFHTQVEQRIALWRSAPGSGVAPQSAK
- a CDS encoding YebC/PmpR family DNA-binding transcriptional regulator, whose amino-acid sequence is MGAQWKAKGKALVADAKGRLFTKLVKEITVAARGGPDPAANAKLRLVVEQARKVSMPKETLERAIKKGAGLTGEVINYEHVIYEGFAPHQVAVMVECLTDNVKRTAPEMRVLFRKGQLGTSGSVAWDFNHLGMIEASPTAADSDAEVAAIEAGAQDFEAGDEEGNTVFYTDPADLDLVARALPNFGFNVLSMKLGYKAKNPVDPTSLSAEALEEVEAFLAAIDGNDDVQNVYVALAG
- a CDS encoding DUF1294 domain-containing protein; translated protein: MKQLTAAALAALWAAGLGWGIFQHRLPPLVLVLALALNVATFVAYWLDKRAARARQWRIQEKTMHLLALAGGWPAARLAQQVLRHKTVKPGFQAMYWLTVWAHLAALVAYVFWDRIKSLLNS